Proteins from a genomic interval of Phlebotomus papatasi isolate M1 chromosome 3, Ppap_2.1, whole genome shotgun sequence:
- the LOC129806583 gene encoding protein maelstrom homolog yields the protein MPKKLQPFYFFMLEVQKKNADLGKKYSLREMPEIASPLWEGMTKEEKKPYEEMASREGGQEKSFSTGIKTSHGVDYSEIEKEQKAAAMEEKLMKEDVKQIIKNAILAQNLTKKNFFLLHINYFCESKDASGELRYDAAELAILEFSLQNGIGRGMHTLMCLPELPYGYYFEAKRHSSDTHDLPLPPDTVGKTTIRDAIIEAIKFVNCNDEDVCSPIFTIDNHIPVVRSVINEVLSSRTLGPPIDLRVHSLSELLFHLKNATHDQAISDIAPPFASVFLAETYLNRGTFDYAEGLACEYHEAKDRVSHCSQTKVRGWAYSIIKSCGPDLGIELISGKHEPLAALAFESLKIADDESFFTAADLESTITESHASISNLLSPSTSKSNTSAFPRLSEFKRGKGRGNLL from the exons ATGCCGAAGAAGCTTCAACCATTCTATTTCTTCATGCTGGAAGTGCAGAAGAAAAATGCCGATCTTGGGAAGAAGTATTCACTGCGGGAAATGCCTGAGATTGCATCACCATTGTGGGAA GGCATGACAAAAGAAGAGAAGAAGCCATATGAGGAGATGGCAAGTCGAGAGGGTGGTCAGGAGAAAAGCTTCAGCACCGGAATTAAAACCAGCCATGGAGTGGATTATTCGGAGATTGAGAAGGAGCAAAAGGCAGCTGCCATGGAGGAGAAACTAATGAAGGAAGATGTAAAACAAATCATTAAAAATGCCATTCTAGCACAAAATCTCACCAAGAAGAATTTCTTCCTGCTCCACATTAATTATTTCTGCGAGTCCAAGGATGCAAGTGGAGAGCTAAGGTATGATGCTGCAGAATTGGCAATTCTGGAATTTAGTCTGCAGAATGGCATTGGCAGGGGCATGCATACCCTCATGTGCCTCCCGGAACTCCCCTATGGATACTATTTCGAAGCCAAACGGCACAGCAGTGACACGCATGATCTTCCACTGCCCCCGGACACCGTGGGTAAAACCACCATCAGGGATGCCATAATTGAGGCCATTAAATTTGTCAATTGCAACGATGAAGATGTCTGCTCGCCCATCTTCACCATTGACAATCATATTCCTGTCGTACGATCTGTTATCAACGAAGTCCTCAGTTCTCGCACACTTGGTCCTCCAATTGACTTGCGTGTTCACTCTCTCTCAGAACTGCTGTTCCATCTCAAGAACGCCACTCATGATCAAGCCATTTCAGACATCGCGCCACCGTTTGCTTCTGTTTTCCTGGCTGAGACCTATCTCAATCGCGGAACTTTTGACTACGCTGAAGGATTGGCCTGTGAATACCATGAAGCCAAGGACCGAGTGTCCCACTGCTCACAGACCAAGGTCCGAGGATGGGCATATTCCATCATCAAGAGCTGTGGCCCGGATTTgggaattgaattaatttccgGGAAGCATGAACCACTGGCCGCTTTGGCTTTTGAATCTCTGAAGATTGCTGATGACGAGTCCTTTTTCACGGCTGCGGATCTCGAATCGACTATCACCGAGTCTCATGCCTCCATCAGCAATCTCTTGAGCCCCTCGACTTCAAAGTCCAACACATCTGCCTTCCCCAGGCTTTCTG aattcaaacgtgGAAAGGGACGAGGAAACTTGCTGTAA
- the LOC129806572 gene encoding dolichyl-diphosphooligosaccharide--protein glycosyltransferase subunit STT3A — protein METSGGFSKLKLSLEKQEHLVKLAILTIAAILSFATRLFSVLRFESVIHEFDPYFNYRTTRFLAEQGFYSFHNWFDDRAWYPLGRIIGGTIYPGLMITSAFLYRIMWLLNITIDIRNVCVFLAPFFSSLTTIVTYLLTKEIHSTGAGLVAAAMISIVPGYISRSVAGSYDNEGIAIFCMLLTYYMWIKAVKTGMILWSTLAALAYFYMVSSWGGYVFLINLIPLHVLALMITGRFSHRIYIAYSIVYCVGTILSMQISFVGFQPVQSSEHMLALGVFGLCQIHACVDFLRSRMSREHFDILFKALLGFLLGVSLLVGIILSITGKVSPWTGRFYSLLDPSYAKNHIPIIASVSEHQPTSWSSFYFDLQILVFLFPAGLYLCFSKLTDANIFIILYGVTSIYFAGVMVRLMLVLAPVMCVLSGIAVSHLLAKYIRSVDNPQTKAQDPKKAKKFEQQSTVSSETAIAFVFVLSFLLITYTFHCTWVTSEAYSSPSIVLGARSHDGGRIIFDDFREAYYWLQMNTPEDAKVMSWWDYGYQITAMANRTILVDNNTWNNTHISRVGQAMASTEEKAYEIMRELDVDYVLVIFGGLTGYSSDDINKFLWMVRIGGSTDRGAHIKEQDYYAPSGEFRVDKEGSPTLLNCLMYKMCYYRFGQVYTEGGKPPGYDRVRSAEIGNKDFELDVLEEAYTTEHWLVRIYKVKDLRNRGV, from the exons ATGGAGACATCAGGAGGATTTTCTAAGCTCAAACTGAGCCTAGAGAAACAGGAGCATCTCGTGAAGTTAGCTATTTTGACCATAGCTGCAATTTTGT CATTTGCCACTCGTCTGTTCTCCGTGCTGCGGTTCGAGAGTGTCATTCATGAATTTGATCCCTATTTTAACTATCGCACAACTCGTTTTCTTGCCGAACAGGGTTTCTATAGCTTTCACAATTGGTTCGATGATCGTGCTTGGTATCCTTTGGGTCGAATTATTGGTGGAACTATATATCCTGGCTTGATGATAACATCAGCCTTTCTCTATCGCATAATGTGGCTACTCAATATTACCATTGATATTCGCAATGTATGCGTCTTCTTGGCCCCTTTCTTCTCTTCCCTGACAACAATTGTCACTTATCTCCTGACCAAGGAGATTCACAGTACAGGAGCTGGATTGGTGGCTGCAGCAATGATTTCTATAGTTCCAGGATACATTTCCCGATCAGTGGCTGGATCGTATGATAATGAGGGAATTGCCATTTTCTGTATGCTCCTCACGTACTACATGTGGATCAAGGCAGTCAAAACTGGCATGATCCTCTGGAGTACGCTAGCAGCTCTTGCCTACTTCTACATGGTATCCTCTTGGGGAGGCTATGTCTTCCTCATAAACCTCATTCCTCTCCATGTCCTTGCCCTAATGATCACTGGACGCTTCTCCCATCGGATCTACATTGCCTACAGCATTGTCTACTGCGTCGGAACCATCCTCTCCATGCAGATCTCCTTCGTCGGCTTCCAACCTGTTCAGAGTTCTGAACATATGCTGGCCCTGGGTGTCTTTGGTCTATGCCAAATTCATGCCTGTGTCGATTTTTTGCGTTCCCGGATGTCCCGAGAGCACTTTGATATTCTCTTCAAAGCCCTCTTGGGCTTCCTCCTTGGCGTCTCGCTCCTCGTGGGAATCATCCTGTCCATCACGGGCAAAGTTTCACCCTGGACTGGACGCTTCTATTCTCTCCTGGATCCCAGCTATGCAAAGAATCACATCCCAATTATTGCTTCGGTCTCCGAACATCAACCGACATCCTGGTCATCCTTCTACTTTGACCTGCAAATTCTAGTCTTCCTCTTCCCAGCCGGTCTCTATCTCTGCTTCTCCAAGCTCACGGACGCCAACATCTTCATCATCCTCTACGGAGTCACTAGCATTTATTTCGCG GGCGTAATGGTTCGTCTGATGCTCGTCCTGGCTCCTGTCATGTGTGTCCTCTCGGGCATTGCAGTGTCACATCTGCTGGCCAAGTACATCAGGAGCGTGGACAATCCCCAAACAAAAGCACAGGATCCCAAGAAGGCCAAGAAATTCGAACAACAATCGACAGTTTCCAGTGAAACTGCCATTGCCTTTGTCTTTGTCCTCTCCTTCCTGCTCATCACGTACACATTCCACTGCACCTGGGTGACATCGGAGGCTTACTCCTCGCCCAGCATCGTCCTGGGAGCCCGATCCCATGACGGAGGACGCATCATCTTCGATGACTTCCGAGAAGCCTACTATTGGCTACAGATGAATACTCCCGAG GATGCCAAGGTGATGTCATGGTGGGATTATGGGTATCAAATAACAGCAATGGCCAACAGAACAATTCTCGTGGACAATAACACGTGGAACAATACTCACATTTCCCGTGTTGGCCAGGCAATGGCTTCGACTGAGGAGAAGGCTTACGAGATTATGCGTGAGCTGGATGTGGACTATGTTCTGGTGATTTTCGGTGGTCTCACTGGATATTCGTCAGATGATATCAATAAGTTCCTGTGGATGGTACGCATTGGAGGTAGTACGGATCGTGGGGCTCACATCAAGGAGCAGGACTACTATGCGCCCAGTGGGGAGTTCCGGGTGGACAAAGAGGGCTCTCCTACGCTTCTCAATTGTCTCATGTACAAGATGTGCTACTATCGCTTTGGCCAGGTGTACACGGAGGGTGGGAAACCGCCGGGGTATGATCGGGTGAGAAGTGCTGAGATTGGGAATAAAGACTTTGAGCTGGATGTGTTGGAGGAGGCCTATACCACGGAACACTGGCTTGTGAGGATATACAAAGTGAAAGATCTCCGAAATCGGGGAGTTTGA
- the LOC129806580 gene encoding uncharacterized protein LOC129806580 isoform X1 yields MFSFHKPKVYRSTQGCCICKAKSSSSRFTDSKKYETDFIECFQLTAPRKGEICNACVLLVKRFKRLPPGSERHWGHVVDARVGPGLKSMTKFKKRKEESLQQQQKQEQKVKDTKVSQSVEGETTHRIGSAQRFCKIFKKNKKKKTTNGESLLGGGGGGGGGSGGGGGSHGSSDDVSSPSSPLSYGSDGEDSALKARKRAAMGSFDNLKTFVTNEFTNGYREDVSGNTIGRRTLMRKNYCPVKNRKGKLEGVLEEIREDGMWAKVQMCCGPVYENKDLSAIIVDVTNMKICGSHQAITTATTSRKIPMNLGALAIKKHHHHMFSSSTKVRGGGNLMDFATMTQPKAVDVMKCNQLSCPTLAPSVGALGKLKGSDGIGGKVAKVKEYNFVKNIVKICNETKTPTSKVKTLEKILSATENLGNKFSDNSSDSGYEELPNIVETKNPMIAAVRNSVMQNSMIIGMNQIALPQTQPISSTTFKRSPGRIHTDRVETVIYARTAPINKNSVGTY; encoded by the exons ATGTTCTCATTCCACAAACCAAAAGTCTACCGCTCAACGCAGGGATGCTGCATCTGCAAAGCCAAATCCAGCag TTCTCGCTTCACGGACTCAAAGAAGTACGAGACGGATTTCATAGAGTGTTTCCAACTGACGGCTCCACGAAAGGGTGAAATTTGCAATGCTTGTGTTCTTCTGGTGAAGAGATTCAAGCGTCTTCCGCCGGGCAGTGAACGTCACTGGGGTCATGTGGTGGATGCCAGGGTGGGACCAGGATTGAAGTCCATGACGAAATTTAAGAAGCGCAAGGAGGAATCCTTGCAGCAGCAACAGAAGCAGGAACAGAAGGTGAAGGATACTAAGGTGAGTCAATCTGTTGAGGGAGAGACAACACATAGAATTGGATCGGCTCAGCGTTTCTGTAAGATCTtcaagaagaacaagaagaaaaagacgacCAATGGGGAGAGTTTATTGGGAGGAGGGGGTGGAGGAGGAGGAGGTAGTGGAGGTGGAGGAGGAAGTCATGGATCATCGGATGATGTGTCATCACCGTCGAGTCCACTGTCATACGGGAGTGATGGGGAGGATAGTGCTTTGAAGGCAAGAAAGAGGGCAGCAATGGGGAGTTTCGATAATCTCAAGACTTTTGTCACAAATGAATTCACAAATGGATACAGGGAAGATGTATCGGGAAATACAATTGGACGACGGACGTTAATGCGAAAAAATTACTGTCCGGTGAAGAATCGAAAGGGGAAGTTAGAGGGGGTACTGGAGGAGATCCGGGAAGATGGGATGTGGGCAAAAGTGCAAATGTGCTGTGGGCCAGTTTATGAAAATAAAGATCTCTCTGCCATTATTGTTGATGTGACCAATATGAAGATTTGTGGTAGTCATCAGGCCATCACAACAGCTACAACAAGTCGGAAGATTCCGATGAATTTGGGTGCGTTGGCTATCAAAAAGCACCATCATCATATGTTCTCATCATCAACGAAGGTTAGAGGGGGTGGTAATCTCATGGATTTTGCCACAATGACACAGCCAAAGGCCGTGGATGTGATGAAATGCAATCAATTGAGTTGTCCAACATTGGCGCCAAGTGTTGGAGCTTTGGGCAAACTAAAGGGATCTGATGGTATTGGGGGAAAGGTGGCAAAAGTCAAGGAGTACAATTTTGTGAAGAATATTGTAAAGATATGCAATGAGACCAAGACACCAACCAGCAAAGTGAAGACATTGGAGAAAATCTTGAGTGCGACTGAGAATCTCGGTAATAAATTCAGTGATAATTCATCGGATTCGGGCTATGAGGAATTGCCAAATATTGTAGAGACGAAGAATCCAATGATTGCTGCTGTACGGAATAGTGTAATGCAGAATAGCATGATTATTGGCATGAATCAAATTGCTCTGCCGCAGACACAGCCAATTTCTTCAACT ACATTCAAACGATCTCCCGGAAGAATACATACTGATCGTGTGGAAACTGTCATCTATGCAAGAACGG ctccaatcaataaaaattcagtGGGGACGTATTAG
- the LOC129806580 gene encoding uncharacterized protein LOC129806580 isoform X2, with protein sequence MFSFHKPKVYRSTQGCCICKAKSSSSRFTDSKKYETDFIECFQLTAPRKGEICNACVLLVKRFKRLPPGSERHWGHVVDARVGPGLKSMTKFKKRKEESLQQQQKQEQKVKDTKVSQSVEGETTHRIGSAQRFCKIFKKNKKKKTTNGESLLGGGGGGGGGSGGGGGSHGSSDDVSSPSSPLSYGSDGEDSALKARKRAAMGSFDNLKTFVTNEFTNGYREDVSGNTIGRRTLMRKNYCPVKNRKGKLEGVLEEIREDGMWAKVQMCCGPVYENKDLSAIIVDVTNMKICGSHQAITTATTSRKIPMNLGALAIKKHHHHMFSSSTKVRGGGNLMDFATMTQPKAVDVMKCNQLSCPTLAPSVGALGKLKGSDGIGGKVAKVKEYNFVKNIVKICNETKTPTSKVKTLEKILSATENLGNKFSDNSSDSGYEELPNIVETKNPMIAAVRNSVMQNSMIIGMNQIALPQTQPISSTTFKRSPGRIHTDRVETVIYARTGL encoded by the exons ATGTTCTCATTCCACAAACCAAAAGTCTACCGCTCAACGCAGGGATGCTGCATCTGCAAAGCCAAATCCAGCag TTCTCGCTTCACGGACTCAAAGAAGTACGAGACGGATTTCATAGAGTGTTTCCAACTGACGGCTCCACGAAAGGGTGAAATTTGCAATGCTTGTGTTCTTCTGGTGAAGAGATTCAAGCGTCTTCCGCCGGGCAGTGAACGTCACTGGGGTCATGTGGTGGATGCCAGGGTGGGACCAGGATTGAAGTCCATGACGAAATTTAAGAAGCGCAAGGAGGAATCCTTGCAGCAGCAACAGAAGCAGGAACAGAAGGTGAAGGATACTAAGGTGAGTCAATCTGTTGAGGGAGAGACAACACATAGAATTGGATCGGCTCAGCGTTTCTGTAAGATCTtcaagaagaacaagaagaaaaagacgacCAATGGGGAGAGTTTATTGGGAGGAGGGGGTGGAGGAGGAGGAGGTAGTGGAGGTGGAGGAGGAAGTCATGGATCATCGGATGATGTGTCATCACCGTCGAGTCCACTGTCATACGGGAGTGATGGGGAGGATAGTGCTTTGAAGGCAAGAAAGAGGGCAGCAATGGGGAGTTTCGATAATCTCAAGACTTTTGTCACAAATGAATTCACAAATGGATACAGGGAAGATGTATCGGGAAATACAATTGGACGACGGACGTTAATGCGAAAAAATTACTGTCCGGTGAAGAATCGAAAGGGGAAGTTAGAGGGGGTACTGGAGGAGATCCGGGAAGATGGGATGTGGGCAAAAGTGCAAATGTGCTGTGGGCCAGTTTATGAAAATAAAGATCTCTCTGCCATTATTGTTGATGTGACCAATATGAAGATTTGTGGTAGTCATCAGGCCATCACAACAGCTACAACAAGTCGGAAGATTCCGATGAATTTGGGTGCGTTGGCTATCAAAAAGCACCATCATCATATGTTCTCATCATCAACGAAGGTTAGAGGGGGTGGTAATCTCATGGATTTTGCCACAATGACACAGCCAAAGGCCGTGGATGTGATGAAATGCAATCAATTGAGTTGTCCAACATTGGCGCCAAGTGTTGGAGCTTTGGGCAAACTAAAGGGATCTGATGGTATTGGGGGAAAGGTGGCAAAAGTCAAGGAGTACAATTTTGTGAAGAATATTGTAAAGATATGCAATGAGACCAAGACACCAACCAGCAAAGTGAAGACATTGGAGAAAATCTTGAGTGCGACTGAGAATCTCGGTAATAAATTCAGTGATAATTCATCGGATTCGGGCTATGAGGAATTGCCAAATATTGTAGAGACGAAGAATCCAATGATTGCTGCTGTACGGAATAGTGTAATGCAGAATAGCATGATTATTGGCATGAATCAAATTGCTCTGCCGCAGACACAGCCAATTTCTTCAACT ACATTCAAACGATCTCCCGGAAGAATACATACTGATCGTGTGGAAACTGTCATCTATGCAAGAACGGGTTTGTAA
- the LOC129806589 gene encoding ras-related protein Rab-21 produces MSSSNESVYNFKIVLLGEGCVGKTSLVLRYVEDKFNPKHISTLQASFLNKKINVNGRRINLSIWDTAGQERFHALGPIYYRSSNGAILVYDITDEDSFQKVKNWVKELKKMLGTDIVLAIAGNKTDLAKDRNVTLDVAQTYASAVGAKHYETSAKMNEGIDELFLELTNDMIDAHEVKQAQNAALSRNNSMRRSQALVVADEDAGDVHLEDASGTSGRCCSGGTAPSS; encoded by the exons ATGTCCAGCAGCAACGAAAGTGTATATAATTTCAAGATTGTCCTCCTGGGAGAGGGATGTGTAGGCAAGACATCCTTAGTCCTGCGCTACGTCGAGGATAAATTCAATCCAAAACACATTAGCACTCTTCAG GCGTCATtcctcaataaaaaaatcaatgtcaATGGGAGACGGATAAATCTGAGTATTTGGGATACAGCTGGCCAGGAGCGATTCCATGCCCTGGGTCCCATCTACTATCGCTCTTCCAATGGAGCCATCCTGGTGTACGACATCACGGATGAAGATTCAttccaaaaagttaaaaattggGTGAAGGAACTCAAAAAAATGCTCGGCACGGATATCGTCCTGGCCATAGCTGGCAACAAAACAGACTTGGCAAAAGATCGCAATGTGACTCTGGACGTAGCTCAGACCTATGCATCAGCCGTTGGGGCAAAGCACTACGAAACGTCCGCCAAGATGAACGAGGGCATCGATGAGCTCTTCCTGGAGCTAACCAACGACATGATTGATGCCCACGAAGTTAAACAGGCTCAAAATGCCGCCCTGTCTCGCAACAACTCAATGAGACGATCCCAAGCCCTCGTTGTAGCCGACGAAGATGCCGGAGATGTTCACCTTGAAGATGCTTCAGGAACGTCTGGACGTTGCTGTTCCGGTGGCACTGCCCCATCCAGCTAA